In a single window of the Penaeus monodon isolate SGIC_2016 chromosome 3, NSTDA_Pmon_1, whole genome shotgun sequence genome:
- the LOC119593165 gene encoding uncharacterized protein LOC119593165, translating into MNSRMFVALLLCGLWASSESLLLLGTTAAAGTIAATTVTASAAAALGVGALAVLKGVLVGKHLKRRYRRGADFPWEDVATEIAVAQKMDSAGCVAKLLCEIESMSAEQLTPAMSTFKTAFDNNQNLKGSRGVYDLAITFGSKFAKKDAKACSALFDKCVLSRDDLSFMLDSTFSC; encoded by the exons ATGAATTCTCGCATGTTTGTCGCTCTCCTCCTGTGCGGCCTCTGGGCGTCCTCCGAGTCTCTGCTCCTTTTGGGAACCACCGCTGCAGCCGGGACCATCGCCGCGACCACTGTCACCGCTTCTGCAGCAGCAGCTTTGGGCGTGGGCGCCCTTGCGGTGCTCAAGGGAGTACTCGTCGGGAAGCATCTGAAGCGCCGTTACAGGAGGGGCGCCGATTTTCCCTGGGAGGACGTTGCAACAGAA ATTGCAGTAGCACAGAAGATGGACTCAGCTGGTTGCGTGGCTAAGCTCTTGTGCGAAATCGAGTCCATGTCCGCTGAACAGCTCACGCCAGCCATGTCCACCTTCAAGACCGCCTTCGACAACAACCAAAACCTCAAGGGCTCCCGAGGCGTCTACGATCTGGCCATCACCTTCGGATCCAAGTTCGCCAAGAAAGACGCCAAGGCCTGCAGCGCCCTCTTCGACAAGTGCGTCCTCTCCAGAGATGATCTCTCCTTCATGCTGGATTCCACCTTTTCATGCTAG
- the LOC119593107 gene encoding uncharacterized protein LOC119593107, whose amino-acid sequence MNSRIFVALLLCGLWASSESFVLLGTTAAAGTIAATTITASAAAALGVGALAVLKGVLVGKHLKRRYRRDVDSMEEDVATEIAVAQKMDSAGCVAKLLCEIESMSAEQLTPAMSTFKTAFDNNQNLKGSRGVYDLAITFGSKFAKQDAKACSALFDKCVLSRDDLSFMLDSTFSCQ is encoded by the exons ATGAATTCTCGCATATTTGTCGCTCTCCTCCTGTGCGGCCTCTGGGCCTCCTCCGAGTCTTTCGTCCTCTTGGGAACCACCGCTGCAGCCGGGACCATCGCCGCTACCACTATCACCGCTTCTGCAGCGGCAGCTTTGGGCGTGGGTGCCCTTGCGGTGCTCAAGGGAGTTCTCGTCGGGAAGCATCTGAAGCGCCGTTACAGGAGGGACGTCGATTCCATGGAGGAGGACGTTGCAACAGAA ATTGCTGTGGCACAGAAGATGGATTCAGCTGGTTGCGTAGCCAAGCTCTTGTGCGAAATCGAGTCCATGTCCGCTGAACAGCTCACGCCAGCCATGTCCACCTTCAAGACCGCCTTCGACAACAACCAAAACCTCAAGGGCTCCCGAGGCGTCTACGATCTGGCCATCACCTTCGGATCCAAGTTCGCCAAGCAAGACGCCAAGGCCTGCAGCGCCCTCTTCGACAAGTGCGTCCTCTCCAGAGATGATCTCTCCTTCATGCTGGATTCCACCTTCTCATGCCAGTGA
- the LOC119593218 gene encoding uncharacterized protein LOC119593218, with protein sequence MNSRVFVALLLCGLWASSESLLLLGTTAAAGTIAATTVTASAAAALGVGALAVLKGVLIGKHLKRRYRRDVDSMEIKDEVEVAVAQNLDSAGCIAKLLCEIEATPADRLTPSMSTFKTAFENPDNLKSSRIEYDQAIALAKDDPKACSVQFSKCILSREDLFVMLDTVFSC encoded by the exons ATGAACTCTCGCGTGTTCGTCGCTCTCCTCCTGTGCGGCCTCTGGGCCTCCTCTGAGTCTCTCCTCCTCTTGGGAACCACCGCCGCAGCCGGGACCATCGCCGCTACCACTGTCACCGCTTCTGCAGCAGCAGCTTTGGGCGTGGGCGCCCTGGCGGTGCTCAAGGGAGTTCTTATCGGGAAGCATCTGAAGCGCCGTTACAGGAGGGACGTCGATTCCATGGAGATCAAGGACGAAGTTGAG GTGGCTGTCGCCCAGAACCTGGATTCGGCCGGCTGCATCGCCAAGTTGCTCTGCGAGATCGAGGCAACGCCCGCCGATCGCCTCACTCCTTCCATGTCCACCTTCAAGACGGCCTTCGAGAATCCCGACAACCTCAAGTCCTCCCGCATCGAGTACGACCAGGCCATCGCCCTCGCCAAGGACGACCCCAAGGCTTGCAGCGTCCAATTCAGCAAATGCATCCTTTCCAGGGAGGATCTCTTCGTCATGCTCGACACCGTCTTCTCATGCTAG